A stretch of Nymphalis io chromosome 29, ilAglIoxx1.1, whole genome shotgun sequence DNA encodes these proteins:
- the LOC126779657 gene encoding 39S ribosomal protein L43, mitochondrial: MSNKNLFMKSAFVRAPLQNGVGRYVCQLQRVVLKFCKSHGGSRGIRDFIEQDLVEFAKQNPSVVVYLKPRRHRGPVLVAEYLNGDRVWMNVHNKTHSEITKWMEVLRTQQGDISGARLKKYQYTDYPSVQGPWTPFTFKDPELNIASLPDPKFGANNRLSVSATEKLRLMFEKQAISEKDVKTGE, from the exons atgtctaataaaaatttgtttatgaAATCGGCGTTTGTACGAGCGCCATTACAGAATGGTGTTGGTCGCTACGTATGTCAATTACAAAGAGTTGTTTTGAAATTCTGTAAAAGTCACGGTGGGAGCCGCGGAATAAG agATTTCATTGAACAAGACCTAGTAGAATTTGCGAAACAAAACCCGAGTGTGGTGGTTTACTTAAAACCTCGCAGACATAGAGGGCCTGTTCTTGTTGCTGAGTATT taaATGGTGATAGAGTATGGATGAATGTGCACAACAAGACTCACTCGGAAATCACAAAATGGATGGAAGTACTTCGTACCCAACAAGGAGACATTTCTGGAGCACGTCTCAAAAAATACCAATACACAGATTATCCATCCGTCCAGGGTCCCTGGACTCCATTCACTTTCAAAGACCCAGAACTCAATATAGCTTCGTTACCTGATCCCAAGTTCGGTGCTAACAACAGATTGTCTGTATCTGCTACTGAAAAGCTAAGACTTATGTTTGAGAAGCAAGCAATTAGTGAAAAGGACGTTAAGACAggagaataa
- the LOC126779612 gene encoding zinc finger protein 791-like, with product MDYELSSIIKQEKQGIVEDQNDNYLKLCYDVKIKVENESIFNEWCLQNASSTNYYETISYDKLIEECKESCLICQENFMDSFSLYKHNLTHLNVPLIQRKLFMCDACPAFYKKKNDLQNHIILTHQPKRQYYGDVLITKSLHKCQICEKTFAYKSWFDHIKNVHGQLRLKCEKCNLMFKCERYLKRHILYTHDGVKPSWRYHKVKSANIQTNVQCKICPATFTNKNSLTTHIRNCHSDKKFQCKVCNSILSSKSYLFTHLRRVHYDDGKLHCCDVCGKIFKSPRYVKIHIKNAHSSQKKYKNKTYTNKIMSK from the exons ATGGATTACGAACTTAGTTCTATTATTAAACAAGAGAAACAGGGAATTGTAGAAGATCAAAATGACAATTACTTAAAACTATGTTACgatgttaaaattaaagttgaaaatgAGTCAATATTCAATGAATGGTGTTTGCAAAATGCTTCGTCTACGAACTACTACGAAACTATAAGTTACGATAAATTGATAGAGGAATGCAAAGAATCTTGTTTAATATGCCAAGAAAACTTTATGGATAG CTTCTCTCTGTATAAACACAATCTCACACATCTAAATGTGCCTTTAATACAACGTAAATTATTCATGTGTGATGCCTGCCCTGCcttctataaaaagaaaaatgaccTCCAAAATCACATTATATTAACTCACCAACCGAAACGGCAATATTATGGTGATGTACTAATAACTAAATCATTACATAAGTGTCAGATATGTGAAAAAACATTTGCATATAAAAGTTGGTTTGATCACATAAAAAATGTCCACGGACAGCTTAGATTGAAATGCGAGAAgtgtaatttaatgtttaaatgtgAACGGTATTTAAAAAGGCACATATTGTACACTCACGACGGTGTTAAACCTTCTTGGCGGTACCATAAAGTGAAATCAGCAAATATTCAAACTAATGTTCAGTGTAAAATATGCCCCGCTACattcacaaataaaaattccTTAACTACTCATATAAGAAATTGTCATAGTGACAAAAAATTTCAATGCAAAGTTTGCAATTCTATATTAAGTAGTAAATCCTATTTGTTCACGCATTTGAGACGAGTTCACTATGACGATGGGAAGTTGCATTGTTGTGATGTATGTGGAAAGATTTTTAAGTCACCGAGAtatgtaaaaatacatattaaaaatgcaCACAGCTCTCAaaagaagtataaaaataaaacatatacaaataaaattatgtccAAATAA